The following are encoded in a window of Amycolatopsis lexingtonensis genomic DNA:
- a CDS encoding MFS transporter has product MSRATTTVSTLVIFLLAINLRPAVTSLGAALPDISVAGNLVAAVLVALPLWAIGLGGWATPWLANRIGTYRTVAAALGALVLSLGGRVLGGSAQLLIGTALTCLAIAVLGTILPLLARGSAAFTFGLGLGSTVGALVTPAVVLSSSWQVALGLWAAVALLALYVWQLTPGEFAAPQPASGATPAFALTIHFGLISTVTFLVMGWLPGILRDAGVPATTAGGCLALSMAMGLPMMLLVPRWTRRWRNQTLLVIALAAPNAIGVTGLLVAPAAAPWVWAAATGTGMGSLAFALTTISLRSKDSSLSLSAVVQGVGYVIAGFGVLACGWLHTYTGAWRTPLLLVLAVLIGQVASGHAAVTPRTLASLVPRPLFVRRPLFVRRQDDAPEVGV; this is encoded by the coding sequence ATGTCCCGTGCTACCACGACCGTCTCCACACTGGTGATTTTCCTCTTGGCCATCAACCTGCGCCCGGCCGTGACGAGCTTGGGCGCGGCCCTTCCGGACATCTCGGTCGCCGGCAACCTCGTCGCCGCGGTGCTCGTGGCGCTGCCCCTGTGGGCGATCGGTCTCGGCGGCTGGGCGACGCCGTGGCTGGCCAACCGGATCGGGACGTACCGGACCGTCGCCGCGGCGCTCGGCGCGCTGGTGCTCTCCCTGGGCGGACGGGTCCTCGGCGGCTCGGCGCAGCTCCTGATCGGAACAGCGCTGACGTGCCTGGCGATCGCCGTCCTCGGCACCATCCTGCCCCTGCTGGCCCGGGGTTCCGCCGCCTTCACGTTCGGGCTCGGGCTCGGCAGCACGGTCGGCGCGCTGGTCACGCCCGCGGTGGTCCTCTCGTCGTCGTGGCAGGTCGCACTCGGCCTGTGGGCGGCCGTGGCCCTGCTGGCCCTCTACGTGTGGCAGCTGACCCCGGGCGAGTTCGCGGCGCCGCAACCGGCGTCCGGGGCGACCCCCGCCTTCGCCCTCACCATCCACTTCGGACTCATTTCGACGGTGACGTTCCTGGTCATGGGCTGGCTCCCGGGAATCCTGCGCGACGCGGGCGTCCCGGCGACGACCGCGGGCGGGTGCCTCGCGCTGTCGATGGCCATGGGGCTGCCCATGATGCTGCTGGTCCCGCGCTGGACGCGCCGGTGGCGCAACCAGACCCTGCTCGTCATCGCACTGGCCGCGCCCAACGCCATCGGGGTGACCGGATTGCTCGTCGCACCCGCGGCCGCGCCCTGGGTGTGGGCCGCGGCCACCGGCACCGGCATGGGCTCCCTCGCGTTCGCGCTGACGACGATCTCGTTGCGCAGCAAGGACAGCTCGCTCTCGCTGTCCGCGGTGGTCCAGGGCGTGGGGTACGTCATCGCCGGCTTCGGCGTACTGGCCTGCGGCTGGCTGCACACCTACACCGGCGCGTGGCGGACCCCGCTGCTGCTGGTGCTGGCCGTCCTGATCGGCCAGGTCGCCAGCGGGCACGCCGCGGTCACGCCGCGGACGTTGGCGTCGCTCGTCCCGCGTCCGCTCTTCGTGCGCCGGCCGCTTTTCGTTCGCCGCCAGGACGACGCACCGGAGGTCGGGGTCTGA
- a CDS encoding 3-hydroxybutyryl-CoA dehydrogenase, translating to MAAMERVGVVGCGQMGAGIAEVCARAGLDVVVVESSPEAVAAGRRRLEASLARAEKKGKVPSAAAVLDRIRVTESLDDLADRTFVVEAIVEDEAVKTELFGRLDKVVTAPDAILASNTSSIPIMKLGTATERPAQVVGVHFFNPVPVLPLVELVPSLLTTEATVDRARTFAQDVLGKQAILCQDRAGFVVNALLIPFILAAIRMFESGFATREAIDEGLVRGAAHPQGPLALADLIGLDTTKAVAESLYEEFKEPLYAPPPLLARMVDAGLLGRKTGRGFYTYERP from the coding sequence GTGGCGGCGATGGAACGCGTTGGCGTGGTCGGGTGCGGGCAGATGGGGGCCGGGATCGCCGAGGTGTGCGCTCGCGCGGGCCTCGACGTGGTGGTCGTCGAATCGAGCCCGGAAGCCGTGGCGGCCGGCCGGCGCCGGCTCGAAGCCTCGCTGGCCCGCGCGGAGAAGAAGGGCAAGGTGCCGAGCGCGGCCGCGGTCCTGGACCGGATCCGGGTCACCGAATCCCTCGACGACCTCGCCGACCGCACCTTCGTCGTGGAAGCGATCGTCGAAGACGAAGCCGTCAAGACGGAGCTGTTCGGCCGGCTCGACAAGGTCGTGACCGCACCGGACGCGATCCTCGCGTCCAACACCTCGTCCATCCCCATCATGAAGCTGGGCACCGCCACCGAACGGCCCGCGCAGGTCGTCGGGGTGCACTTCTTCAACCCGGTACCGGTGCTCCCGCTGGTCGAGCTGGTGCCCAGCCTGCTGACCACCGAAGCCACCGTCGACCGGGCCCGGACGTTCGCCCAGGACGTGCTCGGCAAGCAGGCGATCCTCTGCCAGGACCGCGCCGGGTTCGTGGTCAACGCGCTGCTGATCCCGTTCATCCTCGCCGCGATCCGCATGTTCGAGTCCGGCTTCGCCACCCGCGAAGCCATCGACGAAGGCCTCGTGCGCGGCGCCGCCCACCCGCAGGGCCCGCTCGCCCTCGCCGACCTGATCGGCCTCGACACCACCAAGGCCGTCGCCGAATCGCTCTACGAAGAGTTCAAGGAACCGCTCTACGCACCGCCGCCGCTCCTGGCGCGGATGGTCGACGCCGGCCTGCTCGGCCGCAAGACCGGCCGCGGCTTCTACACCTATGAGCGGCCATGA
- a CDS encoding adenylate/guanylate cyclase domain-containing protein produces the protein MTDSHGDRPDRPRKVSRFVDLLRAADQRPGLIRSARAVRRLVPGDRDLGDALSTTAGHPSDRVARLLAEAKAEQPSAMRELGLAAVQVWQAVAQGRHGEAGEATIVFTDLVGFSSWALDVGDARALELLRAVSTASEATISRHRGRVVKGLGDGLMAVFGDPAAAVEAAYETCGAVSAIDLDGYRPQLRAGLHTGRPRRVGRDYFGVDVNIAARIADAAAGGEVLITGDVLANLDAERFTVRRRRRFRAKGAPSDLEVFAVVPRYDET, from the coding sequence GTGACCGACAGCCACGGCGACCGGCCGGACCGGCCCCGTAAGGTGTCCCGCTTCGTCGACCTGCTGCGGGCCGCGGACCAGCGCCCGGGCCTGATCCGGTCCGCCCGCGCGGTACGCCGCCTGGTCCCCGGCGACCGCGACCTCGGTGACGCGCTGTCGACGACGGCGGGCCACCCGTCGGACCGGGTCGCCCGGCTGCTCGCCGAAGCGAAAGCCGAGCAGCCCAGCGCGATGCGGGAACTCGGGCTCGCGGCCGTCCAGGTCTGGCAGGCCGTCGCGCAGGGACGGCACGGCGAGGCCGGCGAGGCGACGATCGTGTTCACCGATCTGGTCGGCTTCTCCAGCTGGGCCCTCGACGTCGGCGACGCGCGGGCGCTCGAACTGCTGCGCGCGGTTTCGACCGCGAGCGAGGCGACGATCTCCCGCCACCGCGGCCGGGTCGTCAAGGGCCTCGGCGACGGCTTGATGGCCGTCTTCGGCGATCCGGCGGCCGCGGTCGAAGCGGCGTACGAGACGTGCGGCGCGGTCAGCGCCATCGACCTCGACGGCTACCGGCCCCAGCTGCGAGCCGGCCTGCACACCGGACGCCCGCGCAGGGTCGGCCGCGACTACTTCGGCGTCGACGTCAACATCGCGGCGCGGATCGCCGACGCGGCCGCCGGCGGCGAGGTCCTGATCACCGGGGACGTGCTGGCGAACCTCGACGCCGAGCGGTTCACCGTCCGGCGGCGGCGCCGGTTCCGCGCGAAGGGCGCGCCCAGCGACCTCGAGGTGTTCGCCGTCGTCCCGCGGTACGACGAAACCTAG
- a CDS encoding YeiH family protein: protein MTTIRNAPAAPQAPVRLRREAGAVPGLLVAVAIAAVATGLGRLAPIVGGPVFGILLGGLAAAVVPGLRQERWTPGYAVASKPVLQASIVVLGTGLSLRQVLEVGGGSLPVMLGTLAVALGGAWLLGRWLGVRGDTQTLIGVGTGICGASAIAATTAVLKPKQADVAYALGTIFAFNIAAVLLFPPLGHLLGLSPHAFGLWAGTAINDTSSVVAASFAYGGDAGSYGLVVKLTRTLTLIPIVIVLAVLKARREARQAGPGSTVAAMPWRRIVPLFLLGFIAAAALNSLGVIPGAWHPALTALGTFLITTALAGIGLSLRLGDLRRAGGRPLLLGGLLWIAVAATSLGLQSLTGTL, encoded by the coding sequence GTGACCACGATCCGGAACGCACCGGCCGCGCCGCAGGCGCCGGTCCGCCTGCGGCGCGAGGCGGGGGCGGTGCCCGGCCTGCTGGTGGCGGTCGCGATCGCCGCGGTCGCGACCGGGCTGGGCCGGCTGGCCCCGATCGTCGGCGGCCCGGTCTTCGGCATCCTGCTCGGCGGGCTCGCCGCCGCCGTCGTGCCGGGACTGCGCCAGGAGCGGTGGACCCCGGGCTACGCCGTCGCGTCGAAGCCCGTGTTGCAGGCCTCGATCGTGGTGCTGGGCACCGGGTTGTCACTGCGCCAGGTGCTCGAGGTGGGCGGCGGCTCGCTGCCGGTCATGCTCGGCACCCTGGCGGTCGCCCTCGGCGGGGCGTGGCTGCTCGGCCGGTGGCTCGGCGTCCGCGGCGACACACAGACCCTCATCGGCGTCGGCACCGGGATCTGCGGCGCGTCCGCGATCGCCGCGACCACCGCCGTCCTCAAGCCGAAGCAGGCCGACGTCGCCTACGCCCTCGGCACGATCTTCGCCTTCAACATCGCCGCCGTCCTGCTGTTCCCGCCGCTCGGGCACCTGCTCGGCCTGAGCCCGCACGCCTTCGGCCTCTGGGCGGGCACCGCGATCAACGACACCTCCTCGGTGGTCGCCGCCTCCTTCGCCTACGGCGGCGACGCCGGGTCGTACGGTCTCGTCGTCAAGCTCACCCGCACGCTCACGCTGATCCCGATCGTCATCGTGCTGGCCGTCCTCAAGGCCCGCCGCGAAGCCCGGCAGGCCGGCCCCGGCAGCACGGTCGCGGCGATGCCCTGGCGCCGGATCGTGCCCCTGTTCCTGCTCGGCTTCATCGCCGCGGCCGCGCTGAACAGCCTCGGCGTCATCCCCGGCGCCTGGCACCCCGCCCTCACCGCGCTGGGCACGTTCCTGATCACGACGGCGCTGGCCGGGATCGGGCTTTCCCTGCGCCTGGGCGATCTTCGCCGCGCGGGCGGGCGGCCGCTGCTGCTCGGCGGGCTGCTCTGGATCGCCGTCGCCGCGACGAGCCTCGGCCTGCAGTCCCTCACCGGCACGCTCTGA
- a CDS encoding GntR family transcriptional regulator yields MPPRTLSRSGTEPLWRQLQRELLTRLDAGEFTDQFPGELALVEEYEVSRSTVRQALRQLRADGVIVAERGRQPRVAPPAEIAQPLGALYSLFASVEAAGLSQHSVVRTFDVRADALVAERLDLEASTPLVYLERLRLAGDEPLALDRVWLPADVAKPLLPADFTHTGLYAELARRAGVRLDHGREEVRAVIPTAAERAQLACAHDVAAFAINRLSHARGRPVEWRHTLVRGDRYALTAEFSAAGYRLV; encoded by the coding sequence ATGCCACCGCGGACGCTCAGCCGCTCCGGCACCGAGCCGCTCTGGCGCCAGCTCCAGCGCGAGCTGCTGACCAGGCTCGATGCCGGCGAGTTCACCGACCAGTTCCCCGGTGAGCTGGCACTGGTCGAGGAGTACGAAGTGAGCCGCAGCACGGTGCGGCAGGCGCTGCGGCAGCTGCGCGCGGACGGGGTGATCGTCGCCGAGCGGGGCCGCCAGCCCCGGGTGGCACCGCCCGCGGAGATCGCCCAGCCGCTCGGGGCGCTCTACAGCCTGTTCGCCTCGGTGGAGGCGGCCGGGCTCTCGCAGCACAGCGTCGTGCGCACCTTCGACGTCCGCGCGGACGCGCTCGTCGCCGAGCGGCTCGACCTGGAGGCGTCGACGCCGCTGGTCTACCTGGAGCGGCTGCGCCTGGCGGGGGACGAGCCGCTGGCGCTCGACCGCGTCTGGCTGCCGGCCGACGTGGCGAAACCGTTGCTGCCGGCCGATTTCACGCACACCGGCCTGTACGCCGAGCTCGCGCGGCGCGCCGGCGTGCGGCTCGACCACGGCCGCGAGGAGGTCCGCGCGGTCATCCCGACCGCGGCCGAGCGCGCCCAGCTCGCGTGCGCGCACGACGTCGCGGCGTTCGCGATCAACCGCCTCAGCCACGCCCGCGGCCGCCCGGTGGAGTGGCGCCACACCCTGGTCCGCGGCGACCGCTACGCGTTGACGGCGGAGTTCTCGGCCGCGGGCTACCGGCTCGTGTAG
- a CDS encoding iron-siderophore ABC transporter substrate-binding protein: protein MRTTRMILGLTAAATFFVAACGTTEEPTSAAATSAAGPVTVVDSRGKEVKLPHPAKRVAATEWNGVEHLVSLGVMPVGVSDIKGYGQWVSAEKLDGTPKDIGTRGEPSLDTLGSLGLDLVIVTDSVTEGALEQIEAKVPVVVITGGNAKDPIAGMYAGLDVIAKATGTEAKAAQLKAEFEQKLTSGKAEVEKLGAAGQKVAFSDAYVTSGSVSIRPYTKGALVSAVFGRLGLETAWPMDGDPVYGLGQADVEGLTRLPDVRFWYMANNADGDPYQQQLANNAIWRNLPFVKSGKVHRFPDSLWMFGGPKSMEQFVDAAVAALKG from the coding sequence ATGCGCACCACCCGGATGATCCTCGGCCTGACCGCGGCCGCCACGTTCTTCGTGGCCGCCTGCGGCACCACCGAGGAGCCCACCAGCGCCGCCGCGACGAGCGCCGCCGGCCCGGTCACGGTCGTCGACTCGCGCGGCAAGGAGGTGAAGCTGCCCCACCCGGCCAAGCGCGTCGCGGCGACCGAGTGGAACGGCGTCGAGCACCTCGTCTCGCTCGGCGTCATGCCGGTCGGCGTCTCCGACATCAAGGGCTACGGCCAATGGGTCAGCGCCGAGAAGCTCGACGGCACCCCGAAGGACATCGGCACCCGGGGCGAACCGAGCCTCGACACGCTCGGCTCGCTGGGGCTGGACCTCGTGATCGTCACCGACAGCGTGACCGAGGGGGCGCTCGAACAGATCGAGGCGAAGGTCCCGGTCGTCGTCATCACCGGCGGCAACGCGAAGGACCCGATCGCCGGGATGTACGCCGGCTTGGACGTGATCGCGAAGGCGACCGGCACCGAAGCCAAGGCCGCGCAGCTGAAGGCCGAGTTCGAGCAGAAACTCACTTCCGGCAAGGCCGAGGTGGAGAAGCTGGGCGCGGCCGGCCAGAAAGTCGCGTTCTCCGACGCCTACGTCACTTCCGGTTCGGTCAGCATCCGGCCCTACACCAAGGGCGCGCTGGTGTCCGCGGTGTTCGGCAGGCTCGGCCTCGAGACCGCCTGGCCGATGGACGGCGACCCGGTCTACGGGCTCGGGCAGGCCGACGTCGAGGGCCTGACCCGGCTGCCCGACGTCCGGTTCTGGTACATGGCCAACAACGCCGACGGCGACCCGTACCAGCAGCAGCTGGCGAACAACGCGATCTGGCGGAACCTCCCGTTCGTCAAGAGCGGCAAGGTGCACCGCTTCCCGGACTCCCTCTGGATGTTCGGCGGACCCAAGTCCATGGAGCAGTTCGTCGACGCGGCCGTCGCCGCCCTCAAGGGGTAG
- a CDS encoding TetR/AcrR family transcriptional regulator produces MTAKERLVEAAFALFAERGYDHTTIDDITERAGVGRTTFFRTFRAKEDVIFPDHEVLLQAIEARLAASTERTALLAVTEGTRVVLRHYLAEGELARTRYRLTRSVPALRDREISGLRQYQRLFRGFLHRWMGGGEDTALRAELMAGAVVTAHNHVLRRWLRGRSSDPEREFDAAMAETVALFTRPEDDGEASIVVFRTTKDLATVLPELNRVLGEGLSPA; encoded by the coding sequence ATGACGGCCAAGGAACGCCTGGTCGAGGCGGCGTTCGCGCTGTTCGCCGAGCGCGGCTACGACCACACGACGATCGACGACATCACCGAGCGCGCCGGAGTCGGCCGCACGACCTTCTTCCGGACGTTCCGGGCGAAGGAAGACGTGATCTTCCCCGACCACGAAGTGCTGCTCCAGGCCATCGAGGCCCGCTTGGCCGCCTCGACCGAGCGGACCGCGCTGCTCGCGGTCACCGAAGGCACCCGCGTGGTCCTGCGCCACTACCTCGCCGAGGGGGAGCTGGCGCGGACCCGGTACCGCCTGACGCGCAGCGTTCCGGCGCTGCGGGACCGGGAGATCTCGGGGTTGCGGCAGTACCAGCGGCTGTTCCGGGGTTTCCTGCACCGCTGGATGGGCGGCGGCGAGGACACGGCGTTGCGGGCGGAGCTGATGGCCGGTGCGGTCGTGACCGCGCACAACCACGTGCTGCGCCGGTGGCTGCGCGGCCGGTCGAGCGACCCGGAGCGGGAGTTCGACGCGGCGATGGCGGAGACGGTCGCGTTGTTCACCCGGCCAGAAGACGACGGTGAGGCGTCCATCGTGGTCTTCCGGACGACGAAGGACCTGGCCACCGTGCTGCCCGAGCTGAACCGGGTGCTCGGCGAGGGCCTGAGCCCGGCATGA
- a CDS encoding long-chain-fatty-acid--CoA ligase, with protein sequence MSVPTVTELLLARAGDDRPGLRFEDETWSWAEHVEASARRAGDLRAALDPGKPPHVGILADNVPAFSILLGACAFAGAVLVGLNPTRRGEALARDVRLADCQFVLAERKYQPLLTGLDLGGIRVLDLDSRPSANTPIEPVPAAPDDLLMLIFTSGTSGDPKAVRCTHGKIAFPGAMLAERFGLSTADTVYVTMPMFHSNAIMAGWAVGLAAGATIALRRRFSASGFLPDVRKFGATYANYVGKPLSYVVATPPRPDDADNPLRLVYGNEGASADLAAFEKRFGCKVVDAFGSTEGGVGFARTDDTPPGSLGKPAGDVAIRHPHTGRPCPPAEFDADGHLVNAGEAVGELVNTTGAGWFAGYYRDPEADAERLRGGVFHTGDLAYADKNGFYYFAGRLGDWLRVDGENLGTAPIERILLRHPAITDTAVYAVPDPVTGDQVMAAIVTDGTPLDPAEFGRFLASQPDLGPKQVPKYVRTVRALPRTSTFKVVKRQLSAEGLNCDDVLWERAGQEIGYTSR encoded by the coding sequence ATGAGCGTCCCGACGGTGACCGAACTGCTGCTGGCCCGCGCCGGGGACGACCGGCCGGGCCTGCGGTTCGAGGACGAGACCTGGTCGTGGGCCGAACACGTCGAGGCGTCGGCACGCCGGGCCGGTGACCTCCGGGCGGCGCTGGACCCGGGCAAACCGCCACACGTCGGCATCCTGGCCGACAACGTACCGGCGTTCTCGATCCTCCTGGGCGCCTGCGCGTTCGCCGGGGCGGTGCTGGTCGGGCTCAACCCCACCCGGCGCGGCGAGGCCCTCGCGCGGGACGTCCGGCTCGCCGACTGCCAGTTCGTGCTCGCCGAGCGGAAGTACCAGCCCCTCCTGACCGGGCTCGACCTCGGCGGAATTCGCGTGCTGGACCTGGATTCCCGGCCGTCGGCGAACACGCCGATCGAGCCCGTTCCCGCGGCGCCGGACGACCTGCTCATGCTGATCTTCACCTCCGGCACCAGCGGCGACCCGAAGGCCGTGCGGTGCACGCACGGCAAGATCGCATTCCCCGGCGCGATGCTCGCCGAACGCTTCGGACTGTCCACAGCGGACACCGTCTACGTCACGATGCCGATGTTCCACTCCAACGCGATCATGGCGGGCTGGGCGGTCGGACTCGCGGCCGGCGCGACCATCGCGTTGCGCCGCCGGTTTTCCGCCTCCGGTTTCCTCCCCGACGTGCGGAAGTTCGGCGCGACCTACGCGAACTACGTCGGCAAGCCACTGTCCTATGTGGTCGCCACGCCCCCGCGCCCGGACGACGCGGACAACCCGCTGCGCCTGGTCTACGGGAACGAAGGGGCGAGCGCCGACCTGGCCGCGTTCGAAAAACGCTTCGGCTGCAAGGTCGTCGACGCGTTCGGCTCCACCGAAGGCGGTGTGGGGTTCGCCCGCACCGACGACACCCCGCCCGGCTCACTCGGCAAGCCGGCCGGCGACGTCGCCATCCGGCACCCGCACACCGGCCGGCCGTGCCCGCCCGCCGAATTCGACGCCGACGGACACCTGGTCAACGCCGGGGAAGCCGTCGGCGAGCTGGTCAACACCACCGGCGCCGGCTGGTTCGCCGGGTACTACCGCGACCCCGAAGCCGATGCGGAGCGGCTGCGCGGCGGCGTGTTCCACACCGGCGATCTCGCCTACGCGGACAAGAACGGGTTCTACTACTTCGCCGGCCGGCTCGGCGACTGGCTGCGCGTCGACGGGGAGAACCTCGGCACCGCGCCGATCGAGCGGATCCTCCTGCGCCACCCCGCGATCACCGACACCGCGGTCTACGCGGTCCCCGACCCGGTGACCGGCGACCAGGTGATGGCCGCCATCGTCACCGACGGCACCCCGCTGGACCCCGCCGAGTTCGGGCGCTTCCTGGCCAGCCAGCCCGATCTCGGCCCCAAGCAGGTGCCGAAGTACGTGCGCACGGTCCGGGCGCTGCCGCGGACGTCGACGTTCAAGGTGGTCAAGCGGCAGCTTTCCGCCGAGGGCCTGAACTGCGACGACGTGCTTTGGGAGCGAGCGGGACAGGAGATCGGCTACACGAGCCGGTAG
- a CDS encoding iron ABC transporter permease, producing the protein MKTLTEPRRRGRAALLATGLAVLIAAGSAVHLTQGTANVHALDVLRLVFGGATGDTTAVVVESRLPRLLAALVVGGALGVAGAVLQSVSRNILASPDTLAVNAGAHLAVVAVAAFGVSLPLLGATGVAFGGGLAAAVFVLALSGTGGTGIVRLVLAGTAISLALISVTQVLLLLYAQETRGLFAWGEGSLEQNGLGGVRTLGPLIAVAVVALLGMSRRLDLVHVGDDHARTLGVHVGRVRFAAIGLAVLLAASAVTLAGPIGFVGLAAPALARLLASAVPGLHRHAALLPFSAALGAVLLLGADVLLRAIVGPQRALEVPTGVVTTILGALFLVVLARTARITSAPAEPPSAGSRSGVSALRYGVVLGVLALVTVGAAVGAVLLGDAKLLLGDVVNWVTGQAGPLVTGVLDTRVPRVVAALLAGAALALGGALTQAVARNPLAEPGMIGVVGGAGLGAVAVITLVSGVGFWTLTGFAGLGAAVAMAVVFAVAAKGGFSSERLVLIGFGVYAASQALVTLLITLSDPWNETKALTWLGGSTYGRTFTHLVPMALALLLVAPVLFRMRRELDLLALDEETPRVLGVPIAPSRLLLLSCAVLLTGAAVAGIGVLAFVGLVAPHAARAIVGSRHSRLLPAAALLGAILVCTADTVGRTVIAPGQLPAGLMTAIIGAPYFVWLLYRHRRG; encoded by the coding sequence GTGAAAACCCTGACCGAGCCCCGGCGGCGCGGGCGGGCGGCGCTGCTCGCCACCGGCCTCGCGGTCCTGATCGCGGCGGGTTCGGCCGTGCACCTCACGCAGGGCACGGCGAACGTCCACGCGCTGGACGTGCTGCGGCTGGTGTTCGGCGGCGCGACCGGCGACACGACCGCGGTGGTCGTCGAGTCGCGGCTGCCGCGGCTGCTCGCGGCGCTGGTCGTCGGGGGCGCCCTCGGCGTGGCCGGCGCGGTGCTGCAGTCGGTGTCCCGCAACATCTTGGCCTCCCCCGACACGCTGGCCGTCAACGCCGGCGCGCACCTCGCCGTCGTCGCCGTCGCGGCGTTCGGCGTCTCGCTGCCGCTGCTCGGCGCGACCGGGGTCGCGTTCGGGGGCGGGCTGGCCGCGGCCGTGTTCGTGCTCGCGCTGTCCGGCACCGGCGGTACCGGGATCGTGCGGCTGGTGCTGGCGGGCACCGCCATCTCACTGGCCCTGATCTCGGTGACCCAGGTCCTGCTCCTGCTCTACGCGCAGGAAACCCGCGGCTTGTTCGCCTGGGGCGAGGGATCGCTGGAGCAGAACGGGCTCGGCGGCGTCCGCACCCTCGGCCCCCTGATCGCCGTGGCGGTGGTCGCGCTGCTCGGCATGTCCCGGCGGCTCGACCTCGTCCACGTCGGCGACGACCACGCCCGGACGCTGGGTGTCCACGTCGGACGGGTCCGCTTCGCCGCGATCGGGCTGGCGGTCCTGCTGGCCGCCTCGGCCGTCACCCTGGCCGGCCCCATCGGGTTCGTCGGCCTCGCCGCGCCGGCACTGGCCCGGCTGCTCGCGTCCGCGGTGCCGGGCCTGCACCGCCACGCCGCCCTGCTCCCGTTCTCCGCGGCGCTGGGTGCGGTTCTCCTGCTGGGTGCCGATGTGCTGCTCCGCGCGATCGTCGGCCCGCAGCGCGCCCTGGAGGTCCCGACCGGAGTCGTGACGACGATCCTCGGCGCGCTCTTCCTCGTGGTGCTGGCGCGCACGGCCCGGATCACGTCCGCGCCCGCCGAACCACCCTCGGCCGGCTCGCGAAGCGGGGTCAGCGCGCTGCGGTACGGCGTCGTCCTGGGCGTGCTGGCGCTCGTGACGGTGGGCGCCGCCGTCGGGGCGGTCCTGCTCGGGGACGCGAAACTGCTGCTGGGCGACGTCGTCAACTGGGTGACCGGCCAGGCGGGCCCGCTCGTCACCGGCGTGCTGGACACCCGCGTGCCGCGCGTGGTGGCCGCGCTGCTGGCGGGCGCGGCGCTGGCCCTCGGCGGGGCGCTCACCCAGGCGGTCGCCCGCAACCCGCTGGCCGAACCGGGGATGATCGGCGTCGTCGGCGGCGCGGGCCTCGGCGCGGTCGCCGTGATCACCCTGGTCTCCGGGGTCGGGTTCTGGACCTTGACCGGTTTCGCGGGCCTGGGTGCCGCGGTGGCGATGGCCGTGGTCTTCGCCGTGGCGGCGAAGGGCGGCTTCAGCAGCGAACGCCTGGTGCTGATCGGTTTCGGCGTGTACGCGGCGTCGCAGGCGCTGGTGACGCTGCTGATCACCCTGTCCGACCCGTGGAACGAGACCAAGGCGCTGACCTGGCTGGGCGGCTCGACCTACGGCCGGACCTTCACCCACCTGGTGCCGATGGCGCTGGCGCTGCTGCTGGTGGCGCCGGTGCTGTTCCGCATGCGCCGCGAGCTCGACCTGCTGGCACTGGACGAAGAGACGCCACGGGTGCTGGGCGTGCCGATCGCCCCTTCCCGCCTGCTGCTGCTTTCGTGCGCCGTCCTGCTGACGGGCGCGGCGGTGGCCGGGATCGGCGTGCTCGCGTTCGTCGGCCTGGTCGCCCCGCACGCGGCCCGCGCGATCGTCGGCAGCAGGCACTCCCGCCTGCTGCCGGCCGCGGCTCTGCTGGGCGCGATCCTGGTCTGCACGGCGGACACGGTCGGCCGCACGGTCATCGCGCCGGGCCAGCTGCCGGCCGGGTTGATGACCGCGATCATCGGCGCGCCGTACTTCGTGTGGCTGCTGTACCGGCACCGCCGCGGCTGA